One segment of Solanum lycopersicum chromosome 1, SLM_r2.1 DNA contains the following:
- the LOC101254832 gene encoding kinesin-like protein KIN-13A isoform X1, which yields MGGHTQQSNPAATAVYDHPGNAGPTGDGGDAFMARWLQSAGLQHLASPLASAGVDQRLLPNLLLQGYGAQSMEEKQRLLKLMRNLNFNGESVSEPYTPTTQSPGGVRGSEGYYSPEFRGDFGAGLLDLHSMDDTELLSEHVNSEPFEPSHFMPAVNYSFDGDFDAPTSQQQKPSPDTDTAAEFPPVDKENNARENNVAKIKVVVRKRPVNKKEIARKEDDIVTVSDNASLIVHEPKLKVDLTAYVEKHEFCFDAVLDEHVTNDEVPVSCHGCASCNALQVYRVTVQPIIPIIFQRTKATCFAYGQTGSGKTYTMQPLPLRAAEDLMRLLHQPVYRSQKFKLWLSFFEIYGGKLFDLLSDRKKLCMREDGRQQVCIVGLQEFEVSDLQIVKEYIVRGNAARSTGSTGANEESSRSHAILQLVVKKHNEVKDYRQNNDGNDYKGGKVIGKISFIDLAGSERGADTTDNDRQTRIEGAEINKSLLALKECIRALDNDQIHIPFRGSKLTEVLRDSFVGNSRTVMISCISPNAGSCEHTLNTLRYADRVKSLSKSGNTKKDQNAGIILPMMKELSSAPTLVASTEAEDDSEQPQESKVSEVSRRMGRESTSYNPSSERNQTSSFASTHTFTGWEESGTNSAGLDRNKFEVKNSYRVPSGQKMYPTPNMQSSADTEDKVQKESPPRRKVSRDEKPEKTERPGSGSRIDVSSTDSLSTSYKQQSTNSSNIRSIGTRQNELNSPPRDDNINEILEEEEALIAAHRKEIEDTMDIVREEMKLLAEVDQPGSLIDNYVTQLSFVLSRKAATLVSLQARLARFQQRLKEQEILCRKRGTC from the exons ATGGGTGGCCACACGCAGCAGAGCAATCCGGCAGCTACTGCTGTGTATGATCACCCAGGCAATGCTGGTCCTACTGGTGATGGGGGTGATGCTTTCATGGCGCGATGGCTTCAGTCTGCTGGGCTACAACATCTGGCCTCTCCCCTGGCTTCTGCGGGTGTCGATCAACGTCTCCTTCCTAACCTGCTTCTGCAG GGATATGGAGCACAATCTATGGAGGAGAAGCAGAGGCTTCTTAAATTAATGAGAAACCTCAACTTTAATGGTGAATCTGTTTCCGAGCCATATACTCCAACTACACAGAGTCCTGGAGGGGTCAGAGGATCCGAAGGTTATTATTCTCCTGAGTTCAGAGGAGACTTTGGGGCTGGGCTTCTGGATCTGCATTCTATGGATGATACAGAGCTCTTATCTGAG cATGTTAATTCTGAACCATTTGAGCCATCACATTTTATGCCGGCAGTAAACTACTCCTTTGATGGTGACTTTGATGCTCCTACCAGTCAGCAGCAAAAGCCATCTCCAGACACTGATACTGCAGCTGAATTTCCGCCAGTTGATAAAGAAAACAATGCAAGGGAAAACAACGTGGCAAAGATTAAAGTAGTG GTGCGTAAAAGACCTGTAAATAAGAAGGAGATTGCTCGGAAAGAGGATGACATTGTAACTGTATCCGACAACGCTTCTCTCATTGTTCATGAACCCAAGCTTAAG GTGGATTTGACAGCTTATGTGGAGAAGCACGAGTTCTGTTTTGATGCTGTCCTAGATGAACATGTTACAAACGATGAG GTTCCAGTTTCCTGTCATGGTTGTGCCTCATGCAATGCTTTGCAGGTTTATCGGGTTACTGTGCAACCAATTATTCCTATTATATTTCAGCGCACAAAAGCAACATGTTTCGCTTATGGCCAGACAG GGAGTGGTAAGACGTACACAATGCAACCTTTGCCTCTTAGAGCTGCGGAAGATCTTATGAGATTATTGCATCAGCCAGTGTATCGTAGCCAGAAATTCAAGTTGTGGCTtagtttttttgaaatatatggtGGTAAACTGTTCGATCTTCTCAGTGATAGAAA GAAACTATGTATGAGGGAAGATGGCCGACAACAGGTTTGCATTGTTGGACTCCAAGAATTTGAAGTttcagatttgcagattgtgAAAGAATATATTGTGAGGGGAAACGCTGCTAGGAGTACAGGTTCCACTGGTGCAAATGAGGAATCATCAAGATCACACGCAATATTGCAGCTGGTGGTCAAGAAGCACAATGAGGTGAAGGACTACAGGCAAAATAATGATGGAAATGATTATAAGGGTGGCAAAGTGATTGGGaagatttcctttattgatctTGCTGGAAGTGAGAGAGGTGCAGACACGACTGATAATGACCGACAAACAAG GATTGAGGGAGCAGAAATTAACAAGAGCTTGTTAGCTCTTAAAGAGTGTATTCGTGCTCTTGACAATGACCAGATCCATATTCCATTCCGTGGGAGCAAACTTACTGAGGTTCTTCGTGACTCCTTTGTTGGAAACTCAAGAACTGTCATGATTTCTTGCATTTCTCCTAATGCTGGATCATGTGAACACACACTCAATACATTAAGATATGCAGACAG GGTTAAAAGTCTATCTAAAAGTGGAAACACAAAAAAGGATCAGAATGCAGGCATAATACTCCCGATGATGAAGGAACTTTCTTCTGCACCAACTTTGGTTGCTTCCACTGAGGCAGAAGATGATAGTGAGCAACCTCAAGAGTCAAAAGTATCAGAAGTAAGTAGAAGGATGGGGAGAGAAAGTACATCTTACAATCCCTCTAGTGAGCGCAACCAAACCTCTAGTTTTGCTTCAACTCATACCTTCACTGGGTGGGAAGAAAGTGGGACAAATTCTGCTGGTCTGGATAGGAACAAGTTTGAGGTGAAGAATAGCTATCGTGTTCCATCTGGTCAGAAAATGTACCCAACACCAAACATGCAAAGTTCAGCTGATACAGAAGACAAGGTGCAGAAAGAGTCTCCACCTCGGAGAAAAGTTTCTAGAGATGAGAAACCCGAAAAGACAGAAAGGCCAGGAAGCGGGTCAAGAATTGATGTTTCAAGTACAGACTCATTGTCTACAAGTTACAAACAACAAAGTACAAATAGCTCCAACATAAGAAGTATTGGAACAAGACAAAATGAACTTAATTCACCCCCTCGTGATGACAATATCAATGAGATACTGGAG GAAGAAGAGGCCCTGATAGCTGCCCATAGAAAAGAAATTGAAGATACAATGGATATTGTTCGTGAA GAAATGAAACTGTTGGCTGAAGTCGATCAACCTGGTAGTCTCATCGACAATTATGTCACACAGCTGAGCTTTGTGCTATCACGTAAAGCAGCAACTCTGGTCAGCCTCCAGGCTCGCCTTGCCAGGTTCCAGCAGCGATTGAAAGAGCAGGAAATACTGTGTAGAAAGAGGGGAACATGCTAG
- the LOC101254832 gene encoding kinesin-like protein KIN-13A isoform X2, producing the protein MGGHTQQSNPAATAVYDHPGNAGPTGDGGDAFMARWLQSAGLQHLASPLASAGVDQRLLPNLLLQGYGAQSMEEKQRLLKLMRNLNFNGESVSEPYTPTTQSPGGVRGSEGYYSPEFRGDFGAGLLDLHSMDDTELLSEHVNSEPFEPSHFMPAVNYSFDGDFDAPTSQQQKPSPDTDTAAEFPPVDKENNARENNVAKIKVVVRKRPVNKKEIARKEDDIVTVSDNASLIVHEPKLKVDLTAYVEKHEFCFDAVLDEHVTNDEVYRVTVQPIIPIIFQRTKATCFAYGQTGSGKTYTMQPLPLRAAEDLMRLLHQPVYRSQKFKLWLSFFEIYGGKLFDLLSDRKKLCMREDGRQQVCIVGLQEFEVSDLQIVKEYIVRGNAARSTGSTGANEESSRSHAILQLVVKKHNEVKDYRQNNDGNDYKGGKVIGKISFIDLAGSERGADTTDNDRQTRIEGAEINKSLLALKECIRALDNDQIHIPFRGSKLTEVLRDSFVGNSRTVMISCISPNAGSCEHTLNTLRYADRVKSLSKSGNTKKDQNAGIILPMMKELSSAPTLVASTEAEDDSEQPQESKVSEVSRRMGRESTSYNPSSERNQTSSFASTHTFTGWEESGTNSAGLDRNKFEVKNSYRVPSGQKMYPTPNMQSSADTEDKVQKESPPRRKVSRDEKPEKTERPGSGSRIDVSSTDSLSTSYKQQSTNSSNIRSIGTRQNELNSPPRDDNINEILEEEEALIAAHRKEIEDTMDIVREEMKLLAEVDQPGSLIDNYVTQLSFVLSRKAATLVSLQARLARFQQRLKEQEILCRKRGTC; encoded by the exons ATGGGTGGCCACACGCAGCAGAGCAATCCGGCAGCTACTGCTGTGTATGATCACCCAGGCAATGCTGGTCCTACTGGTGATGGGGGTGATGCTTTCATGGCGCGATGGCTTCAGTCTGCTGGGCTACAACATCTGGCCTCTCCCCTGGCTTCTGCGGGTGTCGATCAACGTCTCCTTCCTAACCTGCTTCTGCAG GGATATGGAGCACAATCTATGGAGGAGAAGCAGAGGCTTCTTAAATTAATGAGAAACCTCAACTTTAATGGTGAATCTGTTTCCGAGCCATATACTCCAACTACACAGAGTCCTGGAGGGGTCAGAGGATCCGAAGGTTATTATTCTCCTGAGTTCAGAGGAGACTTTGGGGCTGGGCTTCTGGATCTGCATTCTATGGATGATACAGAGCTCTTATCTGAG cATGTTAATTCTGAACCATTTGAGCCATCACATTTTATGCCGGCAGTAAACTACTCCTTTGATGGTGACTTTGATGCTCCTACCAGTCAGCAGCAAAAGCCATCTCCAGACACTGATACTGCAGCTGAATTTCCGCCAGTTGATAAAGAAAACAATGCAAGGGAAAACAACGTGGCAAAGATTAAAGTAGTG GTGCGTAAAAGACCTGTAAATAAGAAGGAGATTGCTCGGAAAGAGGATGACATTGTAACTGTATCCGACAACGCTTCTCTCATTGTTCATGAACCCAAGCTTAAG GTGGATTTGACAGCTTATGTGGAGAAGCACGAGTTCTGTTTTGATGCTGTCCTAGATGAACATGTTACAAACGATGAG GTTTATCGGGTTACTGTGCAACCAATTATTCCTATTATATTTCAGCGCACAAAAGCAACATGTTTCGCTTATGGCCAGACAG GGAGTGGTAAGACGTACACAATGCAACCTTTGCCTCTTAGAGCTGCGGAAGATCTTATGAGATTATTGCATCAGCCAGTGTATCGTAGCCAGAAATTCAAGTTGTGGCTtagtttttttgaaatatatggtGGTAAACTGTTCGATCTTCTCAGTGATAGAAA GAAACTATGTATGAGGGAAGATGGCCGACAACAGGTTTGCATTGTTGGACTCCAAGAATTTGAAGTttcagatttgcagattgtgAAAGAATATATTGTGAGGGGAAACGCTGCTAGGAGTACAGGTTCCACTGGTGCAAATGAGGAATCATCAAGATCACACGCAATATTGCAGCTGGTGGTCAAGAAGCACAATGAGGTGAAGGACTACAGGCAAAATAATGATGGAAATGATTATAAGGGTGGCAAAGTGATTGGGaagatttcctttattgatctTGCTGGAAGTGAGAGAGGTGCAGACACGACTGATAATGACCGACAAACAAG GATTGAGGGAGCAGAAATTAACAAGAGCTTGTTAGCTCTTAAAGAGTGTATTCGTGCTCTTGACAATGACCAGATCCATATTCCATTCCGTGGGAGCAAACTTACTGAGGTTCTTCGTGACTCCTTTGTTGGAAACTCAAGAACTGTCATGATTTCTTGCATTTCTCCTAATGCTGGATCATGTGAACACACACTCAATACATTAAGATATGCAGACAG GGTTAAAAGTCTATCTAAAAGTGGAAACACAAAAAAGGATCAGAATGCAGGCATAATACTCCCGATGATGAAGGAACTTTCTTCTGCACCAACTTTGGTTGCTTCCACTGAGGCAGAAGATGATAGTGAGCAACCTCAAGAGTCAAAAGTATCAGAAGTAAGTAGAAGGATGGGGAGAGAAAGTACATCTTACAATCCCTCTAGTGAGCGCAACCAAACCTCTAGTTTTGCTTCAACTCATACCTTCACTGGGTGGGAAGAAAGTGGGACAAATTCTGCTGGTCTGGATAGGAACAAGTTTGAGGTGAAGAATAGCTATCGTGTTCCATCTGGTCAGAAAATGTACCCAACACCAAACATGCAAAGTTCAGCTGATACAGAAGACAAGGTGCAGAAAGAGTCTCCACCTCGGAGAAAAGTTTCTAGAGATGAGAAACCCGAAAAGACAGAAAGGCCAGGAAGCGGGTCAAGAATTGATGTTTCAAGTACAGACTCATTGTCTACAAGTTACAAACAACAAAGTACAAATAGCTCCAACATAAGAAGTATTGGAACAAGACAAAATGAACTTAATTCACCCCCTCGTGATGACAATATCAATGAGATACTGGAG GAAGAAGAGGCCCTGATAGCTGCCCATAGAAAAGAAATTGAAGATACAATGGATATTGTTCGTGAA GAAATGAAACTGTTGGCTGAAGTCGATCAACCTGGTAGTCTCATCGACAATTATGTCACACAGCTGAGCTTTGTGCTATCACGTAAAGCAGCAACTCTGGTCAGCCTCCAGGCTCGCCTTGCCAGGTTCCAGCAGCGATTGAAAGAGCAGGAAATACTGTGTAGAAAGAGGGGAACATGCTAG
- the LOC101255132 gene encoding universal stress protein A-like protein codes for MAATQTMIFALDDTDHSFYALEWTLDHFFGQFDSLFKLIIVHVKITPTSVVGLAGPGTSDVLAVVENDIKKTAQRVCEKSKQLCEAKGVMSGVEFDVVEGDARNVLCDVVDKHHASVLVMGSHGYGAFKRAVLGSVSDYCSHHARCSVMIVKKPKAKK; via the exons atgGCAGCAACACAAACCATGATTTTTGCCCTTGATGACACTGACCACAGCTTCTACGCCTTAGAATGGACACTTGATCATTTTTTTGGTCAATTCGATTCTCTTTTTAAGCTCATCATTGTTCACGTTAAAATCACTCCAACTTCCGTTGTAGGTCTAGCTGGACCAG GAACAAGTGACGTGCTCGCAGTGGTGGAAAATGATATTAAAAAGACAGCTCAAAGAGTATGCGAGAAGTCAAAACAATTATGCGAAGCTAAAGGGGTGATGAGTGGTGTAGAATTTGATGTTGTTGAAGGAGATGCTAGAAATGTGTTGTGTGATGTTGTTGACAAGCATCACGCCTCTGTTTTGGTCATGGGAAGCCATGGTTACGGAGCTTTCAAAAG GGCTGTTTTGGGTAGCGTAAGTGACTATTGCTCCCATCATGCTCGTTGCTCCGTGATGATTGTGAAGAAGCCAAAGgcaaagaaatga